From a region of the Gammaproteobacteria bacterium genome:
- a CDS encoding heme lyase CcmF/NrfE family subunit — MIPEIGHFALIIALCLALIQGTLPLIGAWRNYDAWMVLARPVAQGQFVFLVVAFGCLTYAFINNDFSVLYVASHSNSQLPLMYRIAGVWGGHEGSLLLWVTMLGIWTVAVTVFSRHLTEEMVARVLGVMGLISVGFLLFMLLTSNPFERLLPAAPDGRDLNPLLQDPGLIIHPPMLYMGYVGFSVAFAFAIAALLSGKLDAAWARWSRPWTIVAWMFLSCGIALGSWWAYYELGWGGWWFWDPVENASFMPWLVGTALIHSLAVTEKRGGFKSWTVLLAIIAFSLSLLGTFLVRSGVITSVHAFATDPTRGTFILGFLFVVVVGSLLLYAWRAPKVGLGGKFEPVSKETMLLVNNVILTVAAAAVLLGTVYPIIIEGLASFGWLAPTSKVSVGAPYFNAVFVPLMVPLVFLVGIGPLARWKKADMPAVARQLRWAFATSAVIALVLPYAFGQWSPFAALGLLMAAWIITASIYGISQRIKARRPDETPAMAIKAMPGSFIGMHLAHMGVAVTIIGVTLVTQYQTEKDVKMAIGDTVTVGGYTFRFDGVIETSGPNYTASRGLMRVLKGEVEIDTMHPEKRIYTVQTMPMTEAAIKTNLWRDLYVSLGEPVDNGAWVVRVYYKPFVVWIWGGAILMALGGLFAISDRRYRVLARKAAASKEQTVVIAATTKPAAEQA, encoded by the coding sequence ATGATTCCAGAAATTGGCCATTTTGCGCTGATCATTGCCCTTTGTCTGGCGCTGATTCAAGGTACGCTGCCGTTAATCGGTGCTTGGCGTAATTATGATGCATGGATGGTGCTGGCACGGCCAGTGGCACAGGGACAGTTTGTTTTTCTTGTAGTCGCATTCGGTTGTTTGACTTACGCCTTTATCAATAACGATTTTTCCGTGTTGTATGTTGCCTCGCATTCGAATTCACAATTGCCGTTGATGTATCGCATCGCTGGCGTGTGGGGCGGCCATGAAGGTTCCCTGTTGTTATGGGTGACAATGCTGGGTATCTGGACGGTGGCCGTCACAGTCTTCAGTCGTCATTTGACGGAAGAAATGGTGGCGCGCGTCCTCGGTGTGATGGGCTTGATCAGCGTTGGTTTCCTGCTGTTCATGTTGCTGACCTCGAATCCGTTTGAACGCTTGTTACCCGCGGCGCCCGATGGCCGCGATTTAAATCCCTTGCTGCAGGATCCGGGTTTGATCATCCATCCGCCGATGCTGTACATGGGTTACGTTGGCTTTTCCGTGGCCTTTGCCTTTGCCATCGCCGCGTTGTTGAGCGGTAAGCTGGATGCCGCCTGGGCGCGCTGGTCGCGGCCGTGGACGATTGTGGCCTGGATGTTTTTGAGCTGTGGTATCGCACTCGGTTCCTGGTGGGCATATTACGAATTGGGCTGGGGCGGTTGGTGGTTTTGGGACCCGGTCGAAAACGCCTCGTTCATGCCGTGGCTGGTCGGTACGGCGTTGATACATTCGTTGGCGGTGACCGAAAAACGCGGCGGCTTCAAGAGTTGGACGGTATTGCTGGCGATCATCGCCTTCTCGCTGAGTCTGCTTGGCACCTTCCTGGTGCGTTCCGGCGTCATTACGTCCGTGCATGCCTTCGCGACCGATCCGACGCGTGGTACGTTCATTCTTGGCTTCCTGTTTGTGGTGGTTGTCGGTTCGTTGCTGCTCTACGCCTGGCGCGCGCCCAAGGTTGGATTGGGCGGTAAGTTCGAGCCGGTTTCCAAGGAAACGATGCTGCTGGTTAATAACGTGATCCTGACCGTGGCTGCGGCCGCGGTATTGTTGGGGACGGTGTATCCCATCATTATCGAAGGTCTGGCGTCATTTGGCTGGTTGGCACCGACCAGTAAGGTCTCGGTGGGCGCGCCGTATTTCAATGCCGTGTTCGTACCGTTGATGGTGCCGCTGGTGTTTTTGGTGGGGATTGGACCGCTGGCACGCTGGAAAAAGGCCGATATGCCGGCGGTGGCACGCCAATTGCGCTGGGCGTTTGCCACCAGCGCCGTGATTGCACTGGTCCTGCCGTATGCCTTTGGTCAATGGTCACCCTTTGCCGCGTTGGGATTGCTGATGGCGGCGTGGATTATCACGGCCTCGATTTATGGTATCTCGCAGCGCATCAAGGCGCGGCGTCCCGATGAAACGCCGGCGATGGCGATCAAAGCGATGCCCGGCAGTTTCATCGGCATGCATCTCGCGCATATGGGTGTCGCAGTGACGATCATTGGCGTCACCTTGGTCACGCAATATCAGACCGAGAAAGATGTGAAAATGGCGATCGGCGATACGGTGACTGTCGGCGGTTATACCTTCCGTTTTGATGGTGTGATCGAGACATCGGGGCCGAATTACACGGCCAGTCGCGGTTTGATGCGCGTGTTGAAAGGTGAGGTGGAGATTGACACCATGCACCCCGAAAAACGCATTTATACCGTGCAAACCATGCCCATGACCGAGGCGGCAATCAAGACCAATCTTTGGCGCGACCTCTATGTTTCGCTGGGTGAGCCGGTGGATAACGGTGCCTGGGTGGTGCGTGTATATTACAAACCCTTTGTTGTCTGGATCTGGGGTGGCGCGATCCTGATGGCGTTGGGCGGGCTGTTTGCGATTTCGGATCGCCGTTATCGCGTGCTGGCGCGCAAGGCCGCCGCATCAAAAGAGCAAACGGTGGTAATTGCAGCGACGACAAAACCAGCGGCGGAGCAGGCGTAA
- the ccmE gene encoding cytochrome c maturation protein CcmE, protein MKPRYKRGAIILIGLVGVGAIAALVLNALQSNINLFFSPSQVAAHEAPKDRTFRLGGLVKQGTVQRAADGITVQFDVTDNAQTVKVAYVGILPDLFKEGQGVVAQGKLGPDGVFKAEEVLAKHDETYMPPEVAKALDQAKIANSLKE, encoded by the coding sequence ATGAAGCCTAGATATAAACGTGGCGCGATTATCCTTATCGGTTTAGTGGGAGTGGGTGCAATTGCTGCCTTGGTGCTCAATGCCTTACAGAGCAATATCAATCTCTTTTTCAGTCCCAGCCAGGTGGCTGCGCACGAAGCCCCCAAGGATCGCACCTTCCGTCTCGGTGGTTTGGTGAAGCAGGGGACAGTCCAGCGTGCAGCAGATGGAATCACGGTGCAGTTTGATGTGACCGACAATGCGCAGACAGTGAAGGTGGCCTATGTCGGCATCCTGCCAGATTTGTTCAAGGAAGGTCAGGGCGTGGTGGCGCAGGGTAAACTGGGGCCGGACGGAGTGTTCAAGGCTGAGGAAGTCCTCGCCAAACACGATGAAACCTATATGCCGCCCGAAGTTGCCAAGGCGCTCGATCAGGCGAAAATCGCCAATTCACTGAAAGAATAA
- the ccmD gene encoding heme exporter protein CcmD yields MADFFAMGGYAFYIWGSFGVTLVLMIAEIVMVRRQHRTLRQRLGRMMRMNAGESNNEA; encoded by the coding sequence ATGGCCGACTTCTTTGCCATGGGCGGTTATGCCTTCTATATCTGGGGTTCGTTTGGCGTGACGCTGGTACTGATGATCGCCGAAATCGTCATGGTGCGCCGCCAGCATCGAACTTTACGCCAGCGCCTGGGTCGTATGATGCGGATGAATGCAGGAGAAAGTAATAATGAAGCCTAG
- a CDS encoding heme ABC transporter permease, which yields MAINWFKYASPASFYPLAGRIAPWFGVAAALLFVVGLYLSFFVAPTDYKQGEGYRIMFIHVPAAWMSMFIYVVMAGWAAAGMIWNTRLSSMMASALAPTGAMFTFVALWTGAFWGKPMWGAWWVWDARLTSELILLFLYIGFMALEAAIDDPRRAARACGLLALVGVINVPIIYYSVKWWNTLHQGASIKMSSESSMTSVMLITLLVMAFACWFYTIAVALSRVRRIILEREQRSDWVAELVGGKQ from the coding sequence ATGGCGATTAATTGGTTCAAGTATGCTTCGCCCGCCAGTTTTTATCCCCTCGCTGGGCGCATTGCGCCGTGGTTTGGTGTCGCGGCGGCGTTGTTGTTTGTGGTCGGTTTGTATTTGAGTTTCTTTGTTGCGCCCACCGATTACAAACAAGGTGAAGGTTATCGCATCATGTTCATTCACGTTCCCGCAGCGTGGATGTCGATGTTCATTTATGTGGTGATGGCGGGTTGGGCCGCGGCCGGCATGATCTGGAATACACGTCTGTCGTCGATGATGGCCAGTGCCCTGGCGCCGACCGGTGCCATGTTTACCTTCGTCGCCCTCTGGACCGGTGCCTTCTGGGGCAAGCCGATGTGGGGCGCCTGGTGGGTGTGGGATGCACGTCTGACCTCCGAGTTAATCCTGCTGTTTCTTTATATCGGTTTCATGGCGCTGGAAGCAGCGATTGACGATCCGCGCCGCGCCGCGCGTGCCTGTGGCTTGCTGGCGCTGGTTGGCGTGATTAATGTCCCGATCATTTATTACTCAGTAAAATGGTGGAATACCTTGCATCAAGGCGCCAGCATCAAGATGAGTTCAGAATCATCGATGACGTCGGTCATGTTGATTACCTTGCTGGTAATGGCCTTTGCCTGCTGGTTTTATACCATTGCCGTGGCGTTGAGCCGCGTGCGCCGCATCATCCTCGAACGTGAACAGCGTAGCGACTGGGTGGCGGAGCTGGTGGGAGGAAAGCAATAA
- the ccmB gene encoding heme exporter protein CcmB, which yields MFAALRCIIVRDLTLALRHRADVLTTLFFFVIVVSLFPLGVGPEAALLKAMAAGVLWVAALLASMLSLARLFADDFADGTLEQILLTPQPLPVLVLGKVIAHWLVSGVPLVLMAPLLGLQYGLEGDALLMLVVSLLLGTPVLSLIGAIGAALTLGLRGGGVLISLLVLPLYIPVLIFGAGAVDATVSGLGAEGQLSLLAAMLVAAAILAPWAAAAALRISME from the coding sequence ATGTTTGCCGCGCTGCGCTGCATCATTGTAAGAGATTTAACCTTGGCGCTACGGCACCGGGCGGATGTGTTGACCACGCTGTTCTTTTTCGTGATCGTGGTCAGTCTGTTCCCACTAGGCGTGGGGCCGGAAGCGGCGCTGCTGAAGGCGATGGCCGCCGGTGTGTTGTGGGTGGCTGCGTTGCTGGCTTCGATGTTGTCATTGGCGCGTTTGTTCGCCGACGACTTTGCCGACGGCACGCTGGAACAGATTCTGCTCACGCCGCAACCGTTGCCGGTGCTGGTGCTGGGTAAGGTGATTGCGCACTGGCTGGTGTCAGGTGTGCCGCTGGTGTTGATGGCACCGCTGCTGGGTTTGCAGTACGGCCTTGAGGGCGATGCGCTGCTGATGCTGGTGGTGAGTTTGTTGCTCGGCACGCCAGTATTGAGTTTGATCGGCGCGATCGGCGCGGCGTTAACGCTGGGGCTGCGCGGCGGCGGTGTGTTGATATCGCTGCTGGTGTTGCCACTGTATATCCCGGTGCTGATTTTTGGCGCGGGTGCAGTCGATGCCACCGTCTCCGGTCTGGGAGCGGAAGGACAATTGTCGTTGCTGGCGGCCATGTTGGTTGCAGCGGCGATATTGGCACCGTGGGCAGCGGCGGCCGCATTACGGATTTCAATGGAGTAA
- the ccmA gene encoding cytochrome c biogenesis heme-transporting ATPase CcmA — protein MLGISDLECVRGDRRLFSGLSFGLASGSVLHIHGPNGSGKTTLLRTIAGLVLPEHGRIEWNGQEIRKLGEEFHRELLYLGHLPGLKYELTGYENLKIFGGLSGFEVTEAAVEAALKRMGLARCVDLPVKVLSQGQKRRVALARLLLQPAKLWILDEPFVALDVTAVNLLQEIIAEHVAKSGMVMLTTHQEVTLSVGSVQHLHLNS, from the coding sequence ATGCTGGGCATTAGCGATCTGGAGTGTGTGCGCGGCGACCGCCGGTTGTTTTCCGGGCTGTCGTTTGGCTTGGCATCAGGTAGCGTGCTGCATATCCATGGCCCCAACGGTAGCGGCAAGACCACCTTGCTGCGGACGATTGCCGGACTGGTGTTGCCCGAGCATGGCCGCATCGAATGGAACGGCCAGGAGATACGCAAGTTAGGCGAGGAGTTTCACCGCGAGCTGCTGTATCTGGGGCATTTGCCCGGATTGAAGTACGAGCTTACGGGCTATGAGAACTTAAAGATTTTTGGCGGTTTGAGTGGCTTTGAAGTCACTGAGGCGGCAGTAGAAGCAGCGTTGAAACGGATGGGGTTGGCGCGTTGTGTCGATCTGCCGGTGAAGGTGTTGTCGCAGGGACAAAAGCGGCGCGTGGCCTTGGCCCGCCTGCTGTTGCAACCGGCGAAGTTGTGGATTCTGGATGAGCCCTTTGTCGCGCTGGATGTGACGGCGGTGAATTTGTTGCAGGAAATTATCGCCGAACATGTGGCCAAGAGTGGGATGGTGATGTTGACCACGCACCAGGAGGTCACGCTCTCCGTCGGCAGTGTGCAGCATCTGCATCTGAATTCCTGA
- a CDS encoding formylglycine-generating enzyme family protein encodes MNESIQNPPRSSWALLTPAAGVLVVAGLLAFLAHWGGGETTHTEEAKLTTLTNSLGMHLVLVPGGRFTMGGDSPDQSPRHDVMVAPFYIAAHEVTQAQWQAVMGYNPSQFPDARRPVDQVTWLEAQSFLEKLNLIEGTNKYRLPSEAEWEYAARAGSHSRFFFGDDPDELRSYAWFGAESNAGTRPIGSLAPNPWGLYDIYGNVWEWVQECWHPDYNGAPADSRVWGGGDCSQRTVRGGAWNNQSERLGSAQRGAYVPNFGDISNGLRVVMGP; translated from the coding sequence ATGAACGAATCCATCCAAAATCCGCCCCGCAGCAGTTGGGCCTTGCTGACGCCCGCCGCCGGGGTGCTGGTGGTGGCCGGACTGTTGGCCTTCCTTGCTCATTGGGGCGGTGGCGAAACCACTCACACTGAAGAGGCCAAACTCACCACCCTCACCAACAGCCTAGGCATGCACCTGGTGCTGGTGCCGGGTGGCCGATTCACGATGGGGGGCGACAGCCCCGATCAGTCGCCGCGCCATGATGTGATGGTGGCGCCGTTTTATATCGCGGCCCATGAGGTGACTCAGGCCCAATGGCAGGCGGTGATGGGTTATAACCCCAGTCAATTCCCGGACGCACGGCGTCCGGTGGATCAGGTCACTTGGCTTGAGGCTCAGAGTTTCCTTGAAAAACTTAACCTGATCGAGGGAACCAATAAGTATCGCCTGCCGTCAGAGGCAGAATGGGAGTACGCCGCTCGTGCCGGGAGTCACAGTCGCTTTTTCTTCGGTGATGATCCGGACGAGCTGCGGAGTTATGCCTGGTTTGGGGCGGAGAGTAATGCCGGGACGCGGCCGATTGGCAGTCTGGCACCTAATCCCTGGGGATTGTATGACATCTACGGCAACGTCTGGGAATGGGTGCAGGAGTGCTGGCACCCGGATTATAACGGCGCCCCAGCGGACTCGCGGGTCTGGGGTGGTGGCGATTGTAGTCAGCGCACGGTACGCGGCGGGGCCTGGAATAATCAGTCCGAGCGGCTGGGGTCGGCGCAGCGGGGTGCTTATGTCCCGAACTTTGGCGACATCAGCAACGGTCTGCGGGTGGTGATGGGGCCGTAG
- a CDS encoding transposase, with product MVSYRRNVIPGASYFFTVTLLDRASRLLIEHVADLREAIGSVRAERPFEIDAIVILPDHLHCIWTLPPGDADYALRWREIKSRFSRRIPVDEGRSPGRINKGERGIWQRRYWEHTLRDEGDVERHMDYIHYNPVKHGYVTRVADWPYSSFHRCVRQGIYPMNWAGDDVCAEGRFGE from the coding sequence ATGGTTAGCTATCGCCGCAATGTGATCCCCGGCGCGAGTTATTTTTTTACTGTTACGTTGCTTGATCGCGCTTCAAGGTTATTGATCGAACACGTTGCCGATTTGCGTGAGGCCATAGGCTCGGTGCGCGCAGAGCGCCCTTTTGAAATAGACGCTATAGTGATCCTGCCCGATCATCTACACTGCATCTGGACCCTGCCGCCCGGCGATGCGGATTATGCGTTACGCTGGCGTGAAATTAAATCGCGGTTCTCGCGGCGGATACCGGTGGACGAAGGCCGCTCCCCCGGACGCATCAACAAAGGTGAACGCGGTATCTGGCAACGGCGGTATTGGGAACATACCTTACGCGATGAAGGCGACGTGGAACGGCATATGGATTATATTCATTACAATCCCGTCAAACACGGATATGTGACCCGCGTCGCAGATTGGCCGTATTCCTCGTTTCACCGATGTGTACGGCAAGGCATTTATCCGATGAATTGGGCTGGTGATGATGTTTGTGCAGAGGGAAGATTTGGCGAATGA
- a CDS encoding AAA family ATPase has product MNSIHPIEPQAHDQIKKFATLRQHIQTIIVGQNPLIERLLVAVLADGHILLEGLPGLAKTTAVHTLADGMALSFCRIQFTPDLIPGDITGTDIFLTREGEFRFSEGPIFNEIILADEINRAPPKVQSALLEAMQERQVTVAGVTRKLPAIFQVIATQNPLEQEGTYPLPEAQLDRFLMKVRLDYPSTDAELEIMQRETQKLRGQRPRSGGAVITTADILAARHVVNHIFIDEMLERYIVTLVSATRNPTAWWPEASAWIGHGASPRASLALARGARALAFLRQRDFVEPADILDLAHDVLGHRIGLSFAARAAGIDNTQFISGLLQRVPVP; this is encoded by the coding sequence ATGAACAGCATTCACCCGATTGAGCCTCAGGCCCACGACCAGATCAAAAAATTCGCCACACTGCGGCAGCATATTCAAACCATCATCGTCGGCCAGAATCCGCTGATCGAGCGTTTGCTGGTGGCGGTATTGGCCGATGGCCATATATTACTCGAAGGCTTACCTGGCCTGGCCAAAACCACGGCGGTGCATACGCTGGCCGATGGCATGGCACTCAGTTTTTGCCGCATTCAATTTACGCCGGATCTGATTCCCGGCGACATCACAGGCACCGATATTTTTCTCACTCGCGAAGGCGAATTCCGTTTCAGCGAAGGGCCGATTTTCAACGAGATCATCCTCGCCGACGAAATCAACCGCGCGCCGCCGAAGGTGCAATCCGCGCTGCTGGAGGCGATGCAGGAACGACAAGTCACGGTGGCTGGCGTGACACGCAAGTTGCCCGCGATTTTCCAGGTGATCGCCACTCAAAATCCATTGGAGCAGGAAGGCACATATCCGTTACCAGAGGCGCAACTTGATCGTTTTCTAATGAAGGTGAGACTCGATTATCCGAGCACCGACGCCGAACTGGAAATCATGCAGCGCGAAACGCAAAAACTGCGCGGTCAGCGGCCCCGTAGCGGTGGCGCTGTGATTACCACCGCCGATATTCTCGCTGCGCGTCATGTCGTTAATCACATTTTCATCGATGAGATGCTGGAGCGTTACATCGTCACGCTCGTCAGCGCAACGCGCAATCCCACCGCCTGGTGGCCAGAGGCAAGCGCATGGATAGGGCATGGTGCGTCGCCACGGGCCAGCTTGGCGCTGGCCCGTGGCGCGCGGGCGCTGGCGTTTTTGCGGCAACGCGATTTCGTCGAGCCGGCGGATATTCTCGACTTGGCTCATGACGTGCTCGGCCATCGCATCGGACTCAGCTTTGCGGCGCGCGCGGCAGGCATCGACAACACTCAATTCATCAGCGGACTGTTGCAACGCGTTCCAGTTCCATAA
- a CDS encoding DUF58 domain-containing protein: MSAPLLSDTEFEHLAAQARQLVHQRQTRGAGHFAGPHITTQRGPGLELQDLRAYQYGDEVRHIAWRASARSPRPLVKVFHAERRLRRLLWLDQHPGMAFATRGELKAARALRAAALIGFSALQQQAEIGAIVSNTTDHFFPFSGKLNQWLRLLGIANRIPPSPWKGEGDLIKEAKQLQTQLHHLDRLATRNTELLLISDFQHWDDSLQTAIAPLADKCRVTALQIIDRGELELPAAGKLRLISPYDGQTHVIDSSNPQLRRRYREVMQQRQNNLSSLLKRSGIQHCVLYTDDDALTTINELL; encoded by the coding sequence ATGTCTGCGCCGCTGCTTTCTGATACCGAATTCGAACACCTCGCCGCGCAAGCGCGGCAACTCGTTCATCAGCGGCAAACACGCGGCGCCGGCCATTTCGCCGGACCGCATATCACCACGCAACGCGGCCCCGGCCTTGAACTTCAGGATTTACGCGCGTATCAATACGGCGATGAAGTACGCCACATCGCCTGGCGTGCCAGCGCCCGCAGCCCACGGCCGCTGGTCAAAGTCTTTCACGCTGAACGCCGACTGCGCCGCTTGTTATGGCTGGACCAACATCCGGGCATGGCCTTTGCTACCCGCGGCGAATTGAAAGCCGCTCGCGCCTTGCGTGCGGCTGCGTTAATTGGTTTTTCTGCACTGCAACAACAAGCGGAAATCGGCGCCATTGTCAGCAATACGACCGATCACTTTTTTCCTTTCAGCGGCAAACTAAACCAGTGGCTGCGTCTGTTGGGTATTGCCAATCGTATTCCCCCTTCCCCCTGGAAGGGGGAAGGGGACTTAATAAAGGAGGCGAAACAACTACAAACTCAACTCCATCATCTTGACCGGCTTGCAACGCGCAACACCGAACTCCTATTGATCAGCGATTTTCAACACTGGGACGACTCGCTGCAAACAGCGATTGCGCCATTAGCAGACAAATGCAGAGTCACCGCCCTGCAAATTATTGATCGCGGCGAACTGGAATTACCCGCGGCTGGCAAGCTGCGACTGATATCACCTTACGATGGCCAAACCCATGTCATCGACAGCAGCAACCCACAACTGCGTCGTCGTTATCGCGAAGTGATGCAGCAACGACAAAATAACTTATCTTCCCTGTTAAAGCGCAGCGGCATACAACACTGCGTTCTCTATACTGATGATGATGCACTAACCACTATCAACGAACTGCTATGA
- a CDS encoding DUF4381 family protein, whose protein sequence is MNNTELESLTVQLADIQLPSEPILWPWYLGGIIALTLLLTVARLSFRQRRANTQTIHQHSSQEALQRLKQLHDEWQAQQIDDQRAAFRLANLLRLGLNLPQLTAEVPPQLMFDAELWQKTIEQLQQLRYHNQPIIKLDHSVFDHARRWLTQEATHP, encoded by the coding sequence ATGAACAATACCGAACTTGAATCTCTGACAGTGCAATTAGCGGATATCCAATTACCGTCAGAGCCAATACTTTGGCCCTGGTATCTCGGTGGCATAATTGCACTTACTCTATTACTCACTGTGGCACGGTTAAGCTTTCGCCAGAGACGTGCTAACACACAAACTATTCATCAACATTCTTCACAAGAAGCATTACAACGCTTGAAACAATTGCACGACGAATGGCAAGCACAACAGATTGACGATCAACGCGCCGCATTTCGCCTCGCCAATTTGCTGCGACTCGGACTCAACCTTCCACAACTTACCGCTGAAGTGCCACCACAGTTAATGTTCGATGCAGAACTCTGGCAGAAAACTATCGAACAATTGCAGCAACTGCGTTATCACAATCAACCTATAATCAAGCTTGATCATAGCGTCTTCGACCATGCCCGCCGCTGGCTGACACAGGAAGCGACTCATCCGTGA
- a CDS encoding VWA domain-containing protein has protein sequence MITLAAPFWLLLLPLPWLLWRMALRRPHPAPALIHPQATLLAQLAAETGADRQRPPWLWLLGCGLLLLALSRPLLTFDESRGRNFLLAIDVSGSMRALDYAINNQALSRLDLLKRVVDDFLSTRSHDRAGLLVFGDDAYTLAPLTSDIELVRRLLREIKNGMAGERTALGQAIALGVQRLLHEDTRSRIMILLTDGTNSAGDIHPEEALLMARHANVRIYTIGLGHAGKVLFPRGPMERPELKEVPLDEAMLQKLAQESGGRYYHATASGELPNIIADIEQLETIPLDVNRDSSNDLFWVPLIAGMSLLLGAWQRGNREVMP, from the coding sequence GTGATCACGCTGGCCGCACCATTCTGGTTGTTGTTATTGCCACTGCCGTGGCTACTATGGCGCATGGCATTGCGCCGCCCGCACCCCGCACCCGCATTAATCCACCCGCAGGCGACACTGCTGGCGCAACTCGCCGCCGAAACCGGCGCTGACCGGCAACGGCCGCCGTGGTTGTGGTTGCTAGGTTGCGGTCTATTACTATTGGCGCTGTCACGACCACTGCTCACCTTCGATGAATCACGCGGCCGTAACTTTCTGCTTGCCATCGATGTTTCGGGTTCGATGCGCGCACTTGATTACGCCATCAACAATCAAGCATTGAGCCGTCTCGATCTACTTAAGCGTGTAGTCGATGATTTTCTCTCCACCCGCAGCCATGATCGCGCCGGTTTACTGGTGTTTGGTGATGACGCCTATACGCTTGCTCCGTTGACCAGCGACATCGAACTCGTTCGGCGCTTATTGCGCGAAATTAAAAACGGCATGGCCGGTGAACGCACTGCGTTGGGCCAGGCCATTGCCCTGGGCGTGCAACGATTGCTACACGAAGATACTCGCTCACGCATCATGATTCTGCTTACAGACGGCACCAATTCCGCAGGCGACATTCATCCCGAAGAAGCGTTATTGATGGCACGCCACGCCAACGTCCGCATTTACACCATCGGCCTGGGGCATGCAGGTAAAGTCTTGTTCCCGCGCGGCCCGATGGAACGACCGGAACTGAAAGAGGTACCGCTCGACGAGGCTATGTTACAAAAACTGGCTCAAGAAAGCGGCGGCCGTTATTACCACGCCACTGCCAGCGGCGAATTGCCGAATATCATCGCCGATATCGAACAACTGGAAACCATTCCGCTTGATGTGAATCGCGATTCGAGTAACGATCTGTTCTGGGTGCCATTGATTGCCGGAATGTCGCTATTACTCGGCGCCTGGCAGCGTGGCAATCGCGAGGTGATGCCGTGA